A genomic region of Colletotrichum destructivum chromosome 1, complete sequence contains the following coding sequences:
- a CDS encoding Putative CID domain, CTD kinase subunit gamma Ctk3, translating to MEKRSSPLVNLIPFAQCSPSRKYLKMELQRGRPITAALILSKSIDLISSTTSVRALSANSTTTLTRLPQSQSPEAEYDDNWDSAEMADPFEVRMRFTAQLQHLNASVTSAQKAAQYALKYKDMDEDLHSCILEQLERNNMNTRANIMYFIEHFLEMAQKEKHIDYVRMMQRDIIRIVDAVAPDDGSGAANVKVVRRVLRGLQQKDFLEARTVDEIEEVLKERETSAHDAGLSSPVNGDVEMGDAPPAQSLPTNGRALRLEKRQIEQRIEEDRERHKRLRENIWAIGAQDNAEVDKIWEETSDFGDDDHILAEEEFAEFTQAMQHSCPPKPPAGPASTRIVNGKKR from the exons ATGGAAAAGAGAAGCTCTCCACT CGTCAACCTTATACCTTTCGCACAGTGCTCACCATCCAGAAAGTACTTGAAGATGGAG CTTCAGCGTGGGCGACCCATTACAGCAGCTTTGATTCTCAGCAAGAGCATCGACCTGATCTCATCAACGACCTCAGTCCGGGCATTGTCAGCGAATTCGACAACTACCCTGACACGTCTCCCCCAGTCCCAATCGCCCGAAGCCGAGTACGACGACAACTGGGACTCAGCAGAGATGGCGGACCCTTTCGAGGTTCGGATGCGCTTCACGGCCCAGCTCCAGCATCTCAACGCATCTGTCACCTCGGCTCAGAAGGCCGCTCAGTATGCCCTCAAGTACAAggacatggacgaggacCTGCATTCTTGCATCCTCGAGCAGTTGGAGCGG AACAACATGAACACTCGCGCCAACATCATGTACTTCATCGAGCATTTCCTGGAGATGGCTCAGAAGGAGAAGCACATCGACTATGTCCGCATGATGCAGCGCGACATCatccgcatcgtcgacgcaGTCGCTCCTGATGACGGATCTGGCGCCGCCAATGTCAAGGTCGTCAGAAGA GTTCTCCGGGGTCTCCAGCAGAAGGACTTCCTTGAGGCGCgcaccgtcgacgagattGAAGAGGTTCTCAAGGAGCGCGAGACCAGCGCCCACGACGCTGGCCTCTCATCGCCCGTTAACGGCGACGTTGAAATGGGCgacgcgccgcccgcccagTCGCTCCCGACCAACGGCCGGGCCCTGCGGCTGGAGAAGCGCCAGATCGAGCAGCGCATCGAAGAAGACCGCGAGCGCCACAAGCGTCTCCGCGAGAACATCTGGGCGATCGGGGCCCAGGAcaacgccgaggtcgacaagatctgggaggagacgagcgacttcggcgacgacgaccacatcctcgccgaggaggagttTGCCGAGTTCACTCAGGCCATGCAGCACTCGTGCCCCCCTAAGCCACCCGCCGGCCCTGCCAGCACTCGCATCGTGAATGGTAAGAAGCGTTGA
- a CDS encoding Putative pyrroline-5-carboxylate reductase, 6-phosphogluconate dehydrogenase-like domain superfamily codes for MSVMGDYSSSELTMTVLGCGTMGIAILNGILTSLVEMQAPRPLQTPSASGTSTPLYDEVPTRLPSRFIACVRRPESAKKVKKALWEHSSVLKVVQNDNVNSVHQSEVIILACKPYMVKDVLSEPGMARALHGKLLVSICAGVTETHLEEILHGAAPTKNPEEDGRCRVIRALPNTASLIRESMTVIGAPTYPLPPQTASLVTWIFKRIGDVVYLPANNMDASTALCGSGPAFFSLVLEAAIDGAVAMGLPRAEAQRMAAQTMKGAAALVQNGDHPALLRDKVSTPGGCTIGGLLVLEEGRVRGTVARAVREATVVASQLGQGVQGVNGTRFPSQSGYPQY; via the exons ATGTCTGTCATGGGAGACTACAGCTCTTCGGAGCTAACAATGACCGTCCTTGGTTGCG GAACCATGGGTATCGCCATTCTTAACGGTATCCTCACCTCTCTCGTGGAGATGCAGGCTCCCAGGCCTCTCCAGACTCCTTCGGCGTCCGGCACCTCCACTCCGTTGTACGACGAGGTTCCCACCCGCCTCCCCTCGCGCTTCATCGCCTGCGTGCGCCGGCCCGAGAGTGCCAAGAAGGTCAAGAAGGCGCTCTGGGAGCACTCTTCCGTCCTCAAGGTCGTCCAGAATGACAACGTCAACTCGGTCCACCAGTCCGaggtcatcatcctcgcctgCAAGCCCTACATGGTCAAGGACGTCCTCAGCGAGCCCGGCATGGCCCGCGCCCTCCACGGCAAGCTGCTCGTCAGCATCTGCGCCGGCGTCACTGAGACGCACCTGGAGGAGATCCTTCACGGCGCCGCGCCGACCAAAAAccccgaggaagacggccggTGCCGCGTCATCCGCGCTCTCCCCAACACCGCCTCGCTCATCCGCGAGAGCATgaccgtcatcggcgccccGACGTACCCGCTGCCTCCTCAGACCGCGAGCCTCGTCACCTGGATCTTCAAGCGCATCGGCGACGTCGTGTACCTGCCCGCCAACAACATGGACGCCAGCACAGCTCTATGCGGCTCCGGCCCGGCCTTCTTTtcgctcgtcctcgaggccgccatcgacggcgcaGTGGCCATGGGCCTCCCTCGTGCCGAGGCCCAGAGGATGGCTGCCCAGACCATgaagggcgccgccgccctggtcCAGAACGGCGATCACCCGGCTCTTCTGCGGGACAAGGTCAGCACGCCTGGCGGCTGCACGATCGGCGGGCTGCTGGTGCTTGAGGAGGGCCGTGTTAGAGGCACCGTTGCGCGTGCGGTGCGGGAGGCGACCGTCGTTGCTAGCCAGCTTGGCCAGGGTGTTCAGGGTGTTAATGGCACCCGCTTCCCCTCGCAATCAGGATACCCCCAGTACTAA
- a CDS encoding Putative FAD/NAD(P)-binding domain, FAD/NAD(P)-binding domain superfamily: MASSKVAQQYWRSLARPGRRGPAGTALQLETVTNTSLVKHRNKQKRERVVVLGSGWAGYAFARELDPKKYERILISPRSYFVFTPLLASTSVGTLEFRSILEPVRRLGLDSFHEAWADDIDFSKKLIRIEKVTSGDATSRTLPAREPHLPKKGEVIDVPYDKLVISVGAYSQTFGIEGVKEYASFLRDVGDARSIRLRVLQCFEKADWPTTTDEQRKKLLHFAVVGGGPTGIEFAAELHDLIHDDLSKLYPHLMEYIDITIYDIAPKVLPMFDQQLASYAEDLFRRQGIKVKTEHHLQRIRPDEDDALGTLKLKIKEYGDDEVGAGIVVWSTGLMQNPLVQTIMKKELRNPNAEAVAAEGEGREETGTVKFLKAEKSAGIVTDSCLRVRLDDPADAKAVLPDVYSMGDCSVLETETLPATAQVASQQAVYLAKALNKAAGAGAGQSKPFKFRNLGTMAYLGSWKAIHQSSADELKGRAAWILWRCAYLTKSMSIRNKILVPVYWFITWVFGRGISRF, from the exons ATGGCCTCATCGAAAGTTGCACAACAATATTGGAGAAGTCTGGCCCGGCCCGGACGCCGGGGGCCCGCCGGAACTGCGTTGCAGCTCGAGACCGTGACTAACACGAGTCTTGTGAAGCATCGCAACA AACAGAAACGCGAAAGAGTCGTCGTGTTGGGCTCGGGATGGGCAGGCTACGCCTTCGCCCGCGAACTGGACCCCAAGAAGTACGAGCGCATCCTCATCTCGCCGCGCTCCTACTTCGTCTTCACCCCTTTGctggcctcgacctcggtcGGCACCCTCGAGTTCCGCTCCATCCTTGAGCCCGTCCGCCGGCTGGGCTTGGACTCCTTCCACGAAGCCTGGGCGGACGACATTGACTTCTCCAAGAAGCTCATCCGCATCGAAAAGGTTACGTCGGGCGACGCCACCTCCCGCACGCTCCCAGCGAGGGAGCCACACCTCCCCAAGAAAGGAGAGGTGATTGACGTGCCTTACGACAAGCTAGTCATCTCCGTCGGGGCGTACTCGCAGACTTTCGGTatcgagggcgtcaaggagTATGCCAGTTTTCTGAGGGACGTGGGCGATGCGAGGAGCATTCGTCTGAGGGTGCTCCAGTGCTTCGAAAAGGCCGACTGGCCTACGACCACGGATGAGCAGCGGAAAAAATTGTTGCACTTTGCCGTCGTAGGAGGCGGACCAACCGGAATTGAG ttcgccgccgagctgcacGATCTCATCCATGATGACCTCTCCAAGCTGTACCCGCACCTCATGGAGTACATTGACATCACGATCTACGACATCGCACCCAAGGTCCTGCCCATGTTCGACCAGCAGCTCGCCTCCtacgccgaggacctcttCCGCCGCCAGGGCATCAAGGTGAAGACGGAGCACCACCTGCAGCGCATCCGgcccgacgaggacgacgcgcTCGGCACGCTGAAgctcaagatcaaggagtacggcgacgatgaggtcggGGCCGGCATCGTGGTGTGGAGCACAGGGTTGATGCAGAACCCGCTGGTTCAGACGATCATGAAGAAAGAGCTGCGTAATCCCAACGCGGAGGCcgtggcggccgagggggaaggaagggaagagaCGGGCACGGTGAAGTTTCTGAAGGCGGAGAAGAGTGCCGGCATCGTCACGGACTCTTGTTTGCGAgtccgcctcgacgacccggcGGACGCGAAGGCCGTTCTGCCGGATGTGTATTCGATGGGAGACTGCTCCGTGCTGGAGACCGAGACactgccggcgacggcgcaggTCGCCAGCCAGCAGGCCGTGTACCTCGCCAAGGCGCTCAACAaggcggccggggccggggcaGGGCAGAGCAAGCCGTTCAAGTTCCGCAATCTGGGGACGATGGCGTATCTCGGAAGCTGGAAGGCGATTCACCAGAGCTCCGCGGACGAGCTGAAGGGCCGTGCAG CCTGGATCTTGTGGCGTTGCGCGTACCTGACCAAGTCGATGAGCATTCGGAACAAGATCCTGGTGCCTGTTTACTGGTTTATCACTTGGGTTTTCGGAAGGGGCATTTCCCGGTTCTGA
- a CDS encoding Putative large ribosomal subunit protein bL12 yields MALSCRYAAQSCARQLRATGSLRASTSLFQIRTPATARRHNSTEAAAPTNPKIAAIVDQISTLTLLETADLVSSLKSKLNIPDLPVGGFAAAPAAAPAAAAEVEEAAPAAAEKSVFNIKLTAFDAAAKAKVIKEVKNLLGLSLVDSKKFVESAPKLMKENVAKDEAEKIIATMKELGATVTME; encoded by the exons ATGGCGCTCTCTTGCAGATACGCAGCCCAGAGCTGCGCCCGTCAGCTCCGTGCCACCGGCTCGTTGCGTGCCTCGACATCCCTCTTCCAGATCCGAACGCCCGCCACCGCACGAAGACACAACTCTaccgaggccgccgctcCCACGAACCCCAagatcgccgccatcgtcgaccagATTAGCACCCTTACCCTTCTCGAGACCGCAGACCTCGTTTCAAGCTTGAAG TCCAAGCTGAACATTCCCGATCTTCCTGTCGGTGGTTtcgccgccgctcccgcAGCAGCCCCTGCCGCGGCtgcggaggtcgaggaggctGCGCCGGCagccgccgagaagagcgTCTTCAACATCAAGCTCACTGCctttgacgccgccgcgaagGCCAAGGTCATCAAGGAAGTCAAGAACCTGCTGGGTCTCAGCTTGGTGGACAGCAAGAAATTCGTCGAGAGCGCGCCGAAGCTGATGAAGGAGAACGTAgccaaggacgaggccgagaagatcaTCGCCACGATGAAGGAGCTTGGCGCCACCGTCACTATGGAGTAA